TTACGTAAACGCTCAAATAGCTCGTCTTGTCCTATTAGCATTTAAGCAACAGCCTATTCGGCATGGCTTCCTAATGAGACTCTTCACTCTGGAGTTTGCCGCGGGAATATGATGGCCTATAGTTATGTAAACGCTCCAATAGCTCGTCTTGTCCTATTAGCATTTTTGCAACAGCATATTCGGCATGGCTTCCTAATGAGACTCTTCACTCTGAaaccacacgtcacctgtttttATGTTCAGCCAACCAAACTCATCTAACAATAACTTTGGACACAGCAAGCTCATTTTAATATACTTAACGGAAACTTAGCTAACTAAACGAATGtagacacaacacactgctccaACAACAGCTAACAGCTTTTGTTCAGCTGTGGAACAAACCCCATTAAATGCCTTAACAAATTTAAAACCACGATCTACTTTTATCAAGAGATAGAGACTTCTATGTTCCAACAGAAATGCCATCACGTTACCCGGGATTTCAGCAGAACTCATTCTATAGGTCGTCAAATGGGACTAGAATCTTGAATAACTCGCAAGATTGTAATTAACCACGCTCTTCATAACCTTGAAAGGGCGTAGTATATCGCTTTCCGCTTGTAATCCGCAGAGTTGTTGGCTTAATTTTCTCACTATCAATTCTCAccgaaagaaaaattcaaattaactGTCACATGCTTTTGAAGTAAAAACGGCAGTTTATTTTACAATATGGCATCACTGTTTCGTTTACGTCTTTgaatctctctccctctctgtcAAATGACGTGTCGATGTGTCGTGGCATTTTGACATATCAAAACGTCAATTGCGAAAGTATTTTAGCCGACTGAACACCGAGCACTTGCATTTATTGGACAAGATTGTGTTGTTTTAGTTATTTCACAGTGAAACAAAAGTTGTAATTTtcttaattaaaatttcaaccagaCTTTAAGAGAACAAAATGCGTCAATTTGTCAGTGCTTTGTTGATTTCCTTGTTTGTGGTCTCCGCCTATGGCAGTTCGTGTACTAGCCCAAAAGCCACGGTGACATCTTTCAGCACCCAAGATGCCACAATTCTGACACAGTTGGCTCATGTCGGTGAATTCAATTTGAAATGTGGCAATGGAGCCAAGCCCAATCTGTTCGCAGAGTTCCCATGCGGTAAAGTTGTGCCCGTAGCCCAAGTTGGTGATGAAAAATATCAAGTAAGTGCCATCAATACCCTATGTTGATAGCTATAAATTAACACACATGTGCATTTCTTACAGGTCAGCTGGACTGAGGAAATCAAAAAGGGTTCCAGTGGCAATGTAGTGGTTAGACTTTTCGATGAAGATGGTTATGCTAACTTGCGCAAGGTTCAACGTGACGGTGGCAAAGTCGCCAATGTCAAGTCATTGGTTGACATCACCATCAGCACCAAGGGTGCCTACAAGGGTCCTTGGGTTAAGGCTGAGCTGGTAGCTGCTTTAATTGTGGCTGGTGTTGCCTACTTTGCTGTCACCACCAAAGCCAAGGTTCAACTGTAAAATGCTGTGGTCATGTTCTAGCTTTTATTAAAGATTGTTTTCCATTGAGAGAGATAGATGCAACATGTactatttaatttaaattgaatgaaattcatTCACCTTAATGACATTGACATTATATTTCGATAAACTTCATCATcaacaaagaaattaaaaccAGAAACCTCTTACATTTCTAGAAAATTTGAGTAGCTTTTGTTGTATTATTCAATCCAACCGGAAACTGCTTTTGGATTGCCAAGAGTTTGTTTCTAACGCTTTGGGTATACTTTTGTAATTAAAATAAGAGCgagttttcttttttgtgtaAACAATAATTTAtaacttttttataaaacattctGGATAATATCGAAGAGTGTTTtaatatgaaaacaaaacagatttttttataaaaccataaatatttgtgtttttctaTTATCTTTAAAGCGGTAAcggctcttacttaaatactgagtgcctgttaTACTCGTTACGACAGGGTGCGTTATTGTCGCATTTCAATAATCAACGGTCATCACGCTTCCGCAGTGATCGgccctatggaccggaacaacCTTGCTCACATAAGGGAGGTTGAAGAGCATCGCTACTTCCACATGCGAATATGAGGTTACAACAACGCCTGGTGTAAGGGAACAGTGGCCTGGAAACGTTAAGTTGGTTATTCATCTGGAGCGAGAGGTGCAGCGATACAAGAGTAAAACTCCTGGTCAAGCAGTCAGGTTTAAAGTCTTTTACGGCTATAGCTACAGTGTGAAATGCCAGCAACACAGAGAAGTGCTTGCTCAACCACAATGAGGTAGAAATGATGCCAACGTATTAGATGTGTGTCCAGGAACCACACACATATGGACGCACGTCTCGGTTTCAGTTGCCCAGCCAATCCTAGTTTACATACTACCAGATGACTATTGATATACTTCACCCAAATTGCAGAGTTTCTAGATCTGGCAACAAAATTTAGGATGAAAGCACAAAACAATGTTAGAATTACAactctcaatcccatggcatccagttgtacgtaccggattgatcccATGGAGTTCTTTTTGGGGAATGGCTGCAGCCTCAGTGCACGATACTCtgatacaacaacagcaataacatCTCAATGGTATATGCAATACATGGAGCTTTCGGGGATAATGCCACGTCCTTATAAAGCCTCCTCGATACGATGATACCCCATATTATAATCGTCGAGCGGATCACAAACACCTTGAATGACTAGCTTAAGTCTGCATGTCCTAGAACCAAATCATGGGGCAACAACGATCGCCATGTCGTTccacagaactggttggtctaaggaagggttGCAAAACACGCTTCACTTAAGAGAAATCCATAAGGGCCAACTATAAGGCTTTTATTCACCAACTCAAAACGAAGTACAACATTAATTCGAGgcgaaatttaagaaaataatttcctatttcttttttttttgccaaaatttaggtcGATACATTTTTGATAcgtttacatgaagtgttttgttatgactaacaacaactgtactaagtatggttgaaaacggtctataaccttatatagctgtcatatatactgatctgtgatcttgacttcttgagtctctagaggtcgctatcctacccgatttacctgaaattttgcatgaagtgtttcgctatgacttcgaacaactgcgctatgtatggtttgaatcggcccttaacctgctatagctgtcatataaaccgatcttgaatcttgacttcttgaaccactagagagtgcaatttataccgatttggctaaaattttgcatgaaatgtttcgctatgacttccaacaattgcgctatgtatggtttgaatcggcccataacctgctatagctgtcatataaaccgatcttgacctctagaggtcgcaattcctatccgatttgactgaaattttgcatgaagtgtttcgctatgacttttgaaatctgtgtcaaatatggttcaaatcggttcaaaacctgatatagctgccatagaaaccgatatcggatcttgacttcatgagcctctagagtgcgaaattattatccgatttggctgaaattttgtactacaacTTCTCCCAAGATGGTCTAgtacggtctatagcctgatacagctcccctataaactgatctccctattttaattcttcagcctctatagggcgcaattctactatggtctataacattcaattcaattatggtcagaatcggactgtaacttgatatagctccaatagcatagcaatttttttcttttttcctttgtttgcctaaaaagagataccaggaaaagaattcgacaaatgcgatccatagcaaagggtatataagattcggtctagccgaacttagcacgcttttacttgttttgtttattctGATGGCTGAAACCCGGAACAGGTTGCGTAAAGTCTGTTCATTCATTTCTTACCCATGGGCTGATCATTGGATTGGATTCGCTCTGAAGATTTTGAAGAactatcggaggccaccgtagcgcagaggttagcatgtccgcctatgatgctgaacgcctgggttcgaattctggcgagaccatcagaaaaaatgttcagcgatggttttcccctcctaatgctggcaacatttgtgatgtactatgtcatgtaaaacttttctccaaagaggtgccgttcggactcggctttaaaaaggaggccccttaccattgagcttaaaaaaattggactgcactcattgatatgtgagaagttcgtccCTGTTCctcaaaatttacattttacatCTGTAGCTCTGAATGACTCTCCAAAAGCTCTAAAATGAATGACGACGTTGCATATATGTGGCTCTTAAGCTTGTGTTCATTTATATAATTGCTTACAGTGACTTCCAAAATTTGTCCACAATGCCAAAAAAAACCAAGGTTCTTTTTTACCGAATCACCTTAAAGTTTAGATTttatctaatctcaaataaaaactcatcaaaatatgatacagggATGAAAGGTTGTGTTGAGGCGTCAGATAAAGGAGAGGAAtcgagaggagaaacgtctatccgcagaaagaaaaaggaaatggaaagacgtgagtgtaggccaattgagatgtacaggagtcagaatgaagtccaaagaattaaacatcaaccgatggctttggcgcaggcacatcctcctgcagagaccaagaaagaaatctggtaactgacacacatagcatgctgagggtatgaaaagaacattttacccaactgcttgtgtccgacgttggctgcgaaaaggataccgcagaaccaatcaatgaatgtttaccacctagtcagaatgaggtccaagtagcagtgacccgactaaagaacaacaaggcagcaggagccgacgggttacccgctgaactatttaagaccgaaggcgacatgctgataaggcgaatgcatcagcttatctgcgcaatctagcTAGAAGAAAGCATACTCGATGATTAAAACCTCACCATACTAtattccgtacacaagaaacgagacaagacggaatgtgccaactacagagaaatgaGTCTCCGCCCCatagcatacaagatactctcgagcgtactgtgtgaaagattaaaacctaaagtccatgagataattgggctctatcaatgcggctttagacctggtaaattcaccctagaccagatattcacactgcgccaaatcctggaaaagacccgagaaggacaaatcaacacctaccatctctttgttaacTAAAAAAATGCCTTCGATACctttttacgttcaaaggtatttcaagccaggTCTGAGTTTGTTATCCCTGCAGGATaccaggatgacacttgctgatacgcgttcctcagtaagaataggaaagaatctctccgaatcatATAACTCCAAACGAGGATTCAAACAAGGAGacaacctatcgtgtgatctctttaatatcctgctggagaagattatacgagatgcagatgtgaatagatatggcacacttatcacaagagaacacatgctactcgtctatgccgacgacatcgacatcataggtcggtcaccggaagtagtaactgctgcctttgaaagaaaatgagagagagagagagagtcagggaaaatgggtctggtagtaaatggagataagacgaaatggatggtttcattttccaaaacaccttgtacaaccgagcagataaagaaaatggaaaaagttgggaaccacaaccaCAAGatggtaactttatctacctcggtaccgccgtaaccgaaacgaatgacatcagttttgagataaggtgaagcagtttagaaacaagcccACCTCTCGATTGACGAAGAttatactatacaagacactgatactacccgtgttgttatatggttctgaggcataggtacttgtgaaagcagatgaggcagtgcttggagtatttgagagaaagattcttcgtaaaatatatgggccagtttgcgttagtgaagaatataggcgacgtatgacgacgatagcatggtTACAGGCATCAAAATACGActgcgttggttaggtcatgttgtcagaatggataaagaagttTTAGCaacgaagtcttttgaaggcaaacacggtggtacacgcaaaccgggaagaccaaaagcccggtgtggaaagatcaagtggtggcagacacctcgaaacttggtgtgagagattttagaatgagcgcagaagatcgaggcgcttggaacgctattctaccttcggctagtggaacaaatgttctgttctagccaattatagaaagtaaagtaagtttAAACCTAAAGTACAATTTATTCCGAACATATTTGGTTGTGCCAAAATCCCTTATTGTCCGTTTCTTAACAAAAACTCCATCCCTGCTTAGagtttaacaaattttatttgttttgttttgcatttttttttaatataaatactgcaataataGAGAAAAGCTCCTTAAATAATTAGCATATGCAATGAATGATTGATTCTTTGAAACACACACTCATACAAGATTTCTTGTTGGTCTTAATGACTAACTGGCATACTAAGAGATCAATATTTTCTAATTGCTGGTGCCAGTGATTCCATTGCCACTGCCTGCCGGCCCTCCACCAACACCCGTTGCAGCACCAGTGCCGCCTGCAATTGTAACTACTCCGCTGCTGCCACTGGCATTGACACTTTGGGTATTCTCATCATCTGAGGACAAATCGATCATACTTTCCACACGTGAGGGTGACATGACATACACAAAATGCTCCGACTGTGGCGGCTCATTTATATGACTGCCTATGGCCGGTGGTGGAGAATCGCTGTTGTTTGTACAGTATTTGTTGTTGGGATTATGACCATTCATATCAGTGCCCTCACAATTCACATTGTCCAATTCCATCTCAATGTCACTGACTATGCGCATGCAACGCATTTTGGCCAAcgattgaaatttggtaggcaTGGAACGCACCGAACGTGCCAAACTCAAAAAGAACAAGGTATTGGCATCCAGATCTCGATTGGCTTGCAGTATGGCGGATATTTCCACTTCGGCATTTTTGAGACGTTTGGCTGGCGAGGGACCATTCGAAGCGGTGGTGACTGTCGATGCTGGTACTAGATTGGATACAAAATTCGCTCCGAAATTCGGCAACAGGTTGGGTGCTGTGGATAAGAAGCCATTGGGCCCTGTATAGGCCAGGGATGAGGGTAAAGATAAACTCGCTGGCGTTACTACGGGCGCTGGAGAGCTGAAACTTAAATTAATAGCAGCTGCTGTAGGTGTTTGATGTGGTGAGGGTTGCACTCGTCGTATCTTAGTGATGAGGGGAGGATTTAAAAGATTCGCTGTGCTAGCTGCTGCTGATGCTGGAGCCATTTGAGCATTAATATTCGAATAGATGCTTAAGTTTGAGGGGGTAATCTGGCCTTTGTTCATGGTAGAGCTGATACATGATGAGCTGGAGACTGATGTGGAACTGGAAGAAGCCGCACCAAACTCTTTCTTAAAGGTGTCGGCTGAGGCAAAGAGTTGAGGTTCGATTATGAGACATCCCACCGAGCTTGCTGTGTTGCTGGATGGCATGGGTATGGGTCCTTTGGCTGATAGTTGGGGCAAAGCAAATACTTGCGATGCCAAAGATGACGATGGGGTGGTAAGCGAGCCCAACGATGAGGGTATCATGGCAGTGTTGCTGTTACTGGTACTCATGCCAATTGAAGATACAGGCGTGGACAGAGCCGTTGTTGATACACCGCCATTGGTGGAGCATGATGTATTTGTCATGCCACCCATTAGGGGCTTAGCTGTCAATGAGGGTGGCAATTGTACAGTAGGTAGTGATGGCACAGGTAAAACTAGAGGTACTGCTGGCGCAAATCCATTGGTTCCCGAAGTGCTACTAGTAGTTAGTGCCAGGGGGGATGTTGTAAATATGCCCGCACCAGCGCCACCCATAAAATTGGGTAAAACATTTGCCAGGGAGGAggcaaataaatttgtgttgcCGGCCAGACTGGTTTGTTTGACATCTTCGTCAGTGGAATTGCTGGTGGCCTTTGCTAGCACCTGGAAACCCAAATCACATTCGGTTTCTTCTTCATCTTTTTGCAAAATGACACTGCTTGATCTGTAAAGGCAACCCAACACAAATATTTGTTAGATTTAGGTGcgaggtttcttttttttttggggtttaaATTACCTTCCTGGGCCCTGGTAGGGTTTCAAGAAATCCATATTGTCCGCATGTGCCCAAAATTGATATTTCTTGGAAGTTTTTGAGCCCACACGAAAGGAACGCAAATATTTGGTGTAACTGTCGCGTAGATTTTTCCATTTTCGCTTGGAAGCATctgaaaataggaaaaaaagatttgtaaaaaatattttacagtaAAAAAGCTGACATTGCAATTGCATTGTTCCTCTAAAGTTTGTAGTCAAAACTTAAATATACATGGTACTTCTATACTCTACCCACAGATTGGCGTAACACACTTTAAATCAATCTACCATAGTATGGGAGTTGGGTTAACATCGTCATTTCTTTGTAACACTTTGATATATCGTTCGAGCGGTTGCTCTTGAGCGTCTTTGCAGGACGATCAAGAGCAACCGTCCCCTAGCAAGGACGTAGCCAGGactcatatatttttataccctccaccataggatggggggtatactaatttcgtcattctgtttgtaactactccaaatattcgtctgagaccccataaagaatatatattcttgatcatcgtgacattttatgtcgatctagccatgtccgtccgcccgtctgtctgtcgaaagcacgctaacttccgaagaagtaaagcttgccgcttgaaatttcgcacaaatacttcttattagtgtaggtcggttggtattgtaaatgggccatgtcggtccatgttttgatatagctgccacataagccgatcttgggtcttgacttcttgagcctctagagtgcgcatttcttatccgattggaatgaaattttgcacgacgtgttttgttatgatatcctacaactgtgccaagtatggttcaaatcggttcataacctgttatagctgccatataagccgatcttgggtcttgacttcttgagcctctagagtgcgcaattcttatccgattgaaatgaaattttgcacgacgtgttttgttattatatccaacaactgtgccaagtatggttcaaatcggtccataacctgatatagctgtcatataaaccgatcttgggtcttgatttcttgagcctctagagggcgcaattcttatccgattggaatgaaattttgcacgacgtgtttcgttattatatccaacaattgtgccaagtatggttcaaatcggtccataacctgatatagctgccatataaaccgatcttgggtcttgacttcttgagcctccagaggtcgcaattattatccgatttgcctgaaattttgtacgacggattctctcatgaccattgacatacgtgtttattatggtctgaatcggtctttagcccgatacagctcccatataaatcgatctctctattttacttcttgagcccacaaagagcgcaattcttattcgaattggctgacattttacacaggtctccaacataaatataatttaattgtggtccaaaccggaccatatcttaatatcttttcttatatcttttttttttgcataagaagagatgccgggaaaagaactcgacaaatgcgatccacggtggagggtatataagattcggcccggcttttacttttttttttttttttttttttttttttttttatttttttttttttttttattttattttttttttttttatattttttttatattttttttttatatttttttgtaatttttttttatttgtttgcagttttttccgttttttgtaataaatttttgttttttacttttttgtatttttttattttgttgtagtttttttttattttgttgtagtttttttttattttgttgtagtttttttttatttttttacttttttgtatttttttattttgttgtagttttttttattttttttattatctttttagttttttgcagttttttttaaatatttttttttttttttaatttttttctgtagtttttttatttttgcctttGTAGCTTTtttgaagtttatttttttttgtctttgttgcttttttgtagtttatttttttttgttttttgtagattttttgtttttattttttttattttattttagatttttacaacggtGTTCACAAAACTgtatgtagatttgaaataggtttattgaaaGATTTTCTTTGTAGAACagtaaaataaacctatttaggaCTTTATTACAATCCCATGTCAGtcggttggttttttttttatttaatttttttgtttctgtttttattttgtagtattttcttattttagtttattgtagttttttttttatttttgtaatttttgtaatttttaatttttttttattttttttttaatttttttttaattttttttttattttttttatttttttattttttttttattttttttattttttttttattttttttttttaaatttttttttaatttttttttttatttttttatattatcttttttattcttttttttttgaattttaaattttgtttagtgctatggttttattttttaagtattttcagtttttttatgtttcggtttatatattttatttttattttttaatttttatctttttatttgttttttatttttttttttttttgagtttattatttatttgtaatttttttatctatttatttttaattgtttttcacgTTTCGTTGATTTTTTcagattttctaaaatttaattccaattttaaaaatttaaataacatataaaaattttagtttatttaaatttcaatttcaatttttaaattgatatacagttatgtgcaaaaaaaaaaaaaacagcggatagacagacaaataaaagattttaaatcgcGTAAAATGAGGGCTAGGCCGATGGTTTATAGCATTTTTAAACGAATGTCGTTTGCAAAAACAATTTCCGTTACGAAAATGGCAAACATGTGCagctttttttatttgttagatattttaaacataaaatcaaaatttaacgtgtaaaaaataataaagacgCTTCtggtttttaaatgaaaaactgCAAAATAAAAAGGAGGATGGCAAATTTTGAGTTATGCGTGTAGCCAAATTGTGTTCATTGATTACTTAACGATCTCTTGTGTTCAAAAAATAGTTTGAATCATCATAGTCATGGAGTCGGCTCAG
The genomic region above belongs to Stomoxys calcitrans chromosome 5, idStoCalc2.1, whole genome shotgun sequence and contains:
- the LOC106084642 gene encoding translocon-associated protein subunit delta, whose amino-acid sequence is MRQFVSALLISLFVVSAYGSSCTSPKATVTSFSTQDATILTQLAHVGEFNLKCGNGAKPNLFAEFPCGKVVPVAQVGDEKYQVSWTEEIKKGSSGNVVVRLFDEDGYANLRKVQRDGGKVANVKSLVDITISTKGAYKGPWVKAELVAALIVAGVAYFAVTTKAKVQL
- the LOC106084639 gene encoding uncharacterized protein LOC106084639, coding for MMGTHQDPCTTPPATSGNTSALNKIIRTAQRGGTSESSTTSDNTTDFIEIVKRHDVVYNTHHPDYKNVEVKLKVWTQIAKEIGLSVDASKRKWKNLRDSYTKYLRSFRVGSKTSKKYQFWAHADNMDFLKPYQGPGRSSSVILQKDEEETECDLGFQVLAKATSNSTDEDVKQTSLAGNTNLFASSLANVLPNFMGGAGAGIFTTSPLALTTSSTSGTNGFAPAVPLVLPVPSLPTVQLPPSLTAKPLMGGMTNTSCSTNGGVSTTALSTPVSSIGMSTSNSNTAMIPSSLGSLTTPSSSLASQVFALPQLSAKGPIPMPSSNTASSVGCLIIEPQLFASADTFKKEFGAASSSSTSVSSSSCISSTMNKGQITPSNLSIYSNINAQMAPASAAASTANLLNPPLITKIRRVQPSPHQTPTAAAINLSFSSPAPVVTPASLSLPSSLAYTGPNGFLSTAPNLLPNFGANFVSNLVPASTVTTASNGPSPAKRLKNAEVEISAILQANRDLDANTLFFLSLARSVRSMPTKFQSLAKMRCMRIVSDIEMELDNVNCEGTDMNGHNPNNKYCTNNSDSPPPAIGSHINEPPQSEHFVYVMSPSRVESMIDLSSDDENTQSVNASGSSGVVTIAGGTGAATGVGGGPAGSGNGITGTSN